The Scatophagus argus isolate fScaArg1 chromosome 20, fScaArg1.pri, whole genome shotgun sequence genome window below encodes:
- the adra1ab gene encoding alpha-1A adrenergic receptor, translating into MVPAENMSVFSAAGRCPNCSSSAHPEVDIAKAVVLGMVLVLFVVFGVLGNILVILSVLFHHHWRSVTHYFIANLAAADLLLSSAVLPFSATSEALGRWVFGRSFCSVWAALDVLCCTASILSLCVISIDRYLAVSYPLRYTAIATGRRGLTAVAALWGLSAAISVGPLFGWKEPDPEDETVCRITEEPGYALFSALGSFYIPLAIILAMYCRVYTVAKRETKTLRKGSKGDGVETEGVMLRMHRGNAAQTGKQEDENGTMRHKRTTFSLPKLLKFSREEKAAKTLGIVVGCFILCWLPFFLVLPIGSIFPSCKPSETIFKITFWLGYLNSCINPIIYPCFSREFKKAFHNVLHGRCLRTGAQAAKMHGHITTHSSSPGPTSNTSILSSQSCVTDSSWCCCSAISTSSSSVSGPNEAQSAQVQSKSLLKAWCFSGTPTPVPQNLSSHRSTKVLRLSLGITGDAV; encoded by the exons ATGGTTCCTGCTGAGAACAtgagtgttttctctgcagcaggTCGTTGTCCCAACTGCAGCTCCTCTGCCCACCCAGAGGTGGACATAGCCAAGGCGGTGGTTTTGGGCATGGTGCTAGTGCTATTTGTAGTGTTTGGGGTCCTTGGCAACATCTTGGTCATCCTGTCCGTGTTATTCCACCACCACTGGCGTTCTGTGACACACTACTTCATTGCCAACTTGGCAGCTGCAGACCTGCTGCTCAGCTCCGCCGTCCTGCCCTTCTCAGCAACCTCGGAGGCTCTGGGCAGATGGGTGTTTGGCCGGTCCTTCTGCAGCGTCTGGGCAGCCCTGGATGTCCTCTGCTGCACTGCCTCCATCCTCAGCCTGTGCGTGATCTCAATCGACCGGTATCTGGCTGTCAGCTACCCTCTGCGCTACACTGCCATAGCTACAGGGAGGCGAGGCCTTACCGCAGTGGCTGCCCTATGGGGACTCTCAGCAGCTATATCTGTAGGCCCTCTGTTTGGCTGGAAGGAGCCCGACCCAGAAGATGAGACAGTGTGCCGAATTACAGAGGAACCTGGCTATGCTTTGTTCTCAGCATTAGGATCTTTCTATATACCTCTGGCCATCATTCTAGCCATGTACTGCCGGGTGTATACTGtggcaaagagagagacaaaaaccCTCAGGAAGGGCAGTAAGGGAGATGGGGTAGAGACAGAAGGGGTAATGCTGAGGATGCACAGAGGAAATGCTGCTCAGACAGGGAAGCAAGAGGATGAAAACGGCACCATGAGGCATAAACGCACCACCTTTTCCCTGCCGAAGCTGCTGAAGTTCTCAAGAGAGGAGAAGGCAGCCAAGACTCTTGGCATTGTTGTCGGGTGTTTCATCCTGTGCTGGCTCcctttttttctggttttaccCATTG GATCCATATTTCCATCCTGTAAGCCTTCTGAAACCATCTTTAAGATAACCTTCTGGCTGGGTTACCTCAACAGCTGCATTAACCCCATTATCTACCCATGTTTCAGCCGGGAGTTCAAGAAAGCCTTCCACAACGTGCTACATGGTCGCTGCCTAAGAACTGGAGCACAGGCTGCCAAAATGCACGGACACATAACCACCCATTCCTCCAGTCCAGGCCCCACGTCTAATACCTCAATTCTCTCATCCCAGAGCTGTGTCACTGATTCTTCATGGTGTTGCTGCAGTGCCATTTCAacctcttcctcatctgtcaGTGGGCCAAATGAAGCTCAAAGTGCACAAGTCCAGAGTAAGAGTCTGCTGAAGGCGTGGTGTTTCTCAGGAACTCCAACTCCAGTACCACAGAACCTCTCTAGTCACAGATCAACAAAGGTCTTACGCCTTTCTCTTGGTATTACAGGAGACGCTGTTTGA